A genomic stretch from Amycolatopsis sp. 195334CR includes:
- a CDS encoding tetratricopeptide repeat protein gives MISALGHDPSANASTSSTGGGSLVANASGHARIYQAMGDMTVIARTGAPAGPAVAPVAVQVDEDAVFVGRDEQLEELLTAFGEHRDTSAVVVSAGMGGVGKTALVTRAAARAVEQGLVTTAVVLNLNGYDPDPAQRVKPRDVLGPLLRLLGLPDEQVPATVPEQLAAYRALLAAWERQGRRLLLVLDNAGDADQVTALLPPAPHVAVVTTRDTLTLPGRTRHLDLDTLPMTDAVDLLTQLLHHSHPNDPRADDGAALVRLADQCDRLPLALEIAAAVLADEPSTSAADFAGELTAAPQPLDSLQRADRSVAAVLELSWHRLSERHPEAAELLSLLPIDPGPDLSTGAAAALVGIGEAQVKPRLRVLRHAHLLQLIGGRWRMHDLVRQHARTHLTDQQRNPAVRRLLEHYDRLADAADAHLRALPDDSVPDTFPGRAEALNWFDTERANLTSAVALALDTGHHHLTTHLAAALSEYLSWRRHLADWVTVSEHALAAAQHLNTSRTLAIASNNLGAALREVRRFDEAITHLQQAAAIFRETADRHGEGQALGNLGNVLREVRRFDEAITHLQQAAAIFRETADRHGEGQALTSLGNVLREVGRFDEAITHLQQAAAIFRETADPHGEGDALSDLGLALWEGRRFDEATSVHQQAAALFRETRDPHSEGRALNNLGIALQKVRRFDEAITAHEQAAALFRETADRQDEGSALNNLGNALRQVWHIDYAITVQQRAAALFREAGERRHEGIALRNLGNAFCEAGRLVEAAEAWTKALPAFEEAGDSHSVAAVTERLGTLQ, from the coding sequence ATGATCTCGGCCCTGGGACACGACCCCAGCGCGAACGCTTCAACCAGCAGCACTGGTGGCGGGTCGCTGGTCGCAAACGCCAGCGGCCACGCCCGGATCTATCAGGCTATGGGCGATATGACCGTCATCGCCCGGACCGGTGCACCTGCAGGGCCGGCAGTGGCGCCGGTTGCCGTACAGGTGGATGAGGACGCGGTGTTCGTCGGCCGCGACGAGCAGCTCGAGGAGTTGCTGACCGCGTTTGGCGAGCACCGGGACACCAGCGCGGTAGTGGTGTCGGCGGGGATGGGTGGGGTGGGCAAGACCGCGCTGGTCACACGCGCCGCCGCCCGCGCGGTCGAGCAGGGGCTGGTGACGACTGCGGTGGTGCTCAACCTCAACGGTTACGACCCCGACCCCGCCCAGCGGGTGAAACCTCGTGACGTGCTCGGGCCGTTGCTGCGGTTGCTGGGGTTGCCCGACGAGCAGGTCCCGGCCACTGTGCCTGAGCAGTTGGCCGCCTACCGCGCCCTGCTCGCTGCCTGGGAGCGGCAAGGGCGGCGTTTGCTGCTGGTGCTGGACAACGCCGGGGACGCCGATCAGGTCACCGCCCTGCTGCCGCCAGCACCGCACGTGGCGGTGGTGACCACCCGCGACACCCTCACCCTGCCCGGCCGCACCCGCCACCTCGACCTCGACACCCTGCCGATGACCGACGCGGTCGACCTGCTCACCCAACTCCTGCACCACAGCCACCCCAACGACCCCCGGGCGGATGACGGTGCGGCGCTGGTGCGGCTGGCCGACCAGTGCGACCGCCTGCCGCTAGCGCTGGAGATCGCCGCCGCCGTCCTCGCCGACGAACCGTCAACGTCAGCGGCCGACTTCGCCGGCGAACTCACCGCGGCCCCCCAACCCCTGGACTCGCTGCAGCGCGCGGACCGATCGGTCGCTGCGGTGCTGGAACTGTCCTGGCACCGGCTCAGCGAACGTCATCCCGAGGCCGCCGAACTGCTCAGCTTGCTCCCGATCGACCCCGGCCCTGACCTGTCGACCGGTGCCGCCGCTGCCCTCGTTGGAATCGGCGAAGCGCAGGTCAAGCCTCGCTTGCGGGTGCTGCGCCATGCTCATCTGCTGCAGCTGATCGGGGGGCGGTGGCGCATGCATGACCTGGTCCGTCAGCACGCCCGCACCCACCTCACCGACCAGCAGCGCAATCCCGCGGTGCGGCGGTTGCTCGAACACTACGACCGGCTCGCCGACGCCGCAGACGCTCACCTGCGCGCCCTACCCGACGACTCGGTACCGGACACCTTCCCCGGCCGCGCCGAGGCACTGAACTGGTTCGACACCGAACGCGCCAACCTCACCAGCGCCGTCGCCCTCGCCCTCGACACCGGCCACCACCACCTCACCACCCACCTCGCCGCCGCACTGAGCGAGTACCTGAGCTGGCGGCGCCACCTCGCCGACTGGGTCACTGTCAGCGAACACGCTCTTGCCGCAGCCCAGCACCTCAACACCTCCCGCACACTCGCCATCGCCTCGAACAACCTCGGGGCCGCGCTGCGGGAGGTGCGGCGCTTCGACGAGGCAATCACCCACCTGCAGCAGGCCGCCGCGATCTTCCGGGAGACCGCCGATCGCCACGGCGAAGGCCAGGCGCTGGGCAACCTCGGGAACGTGCTGCGGGAGGTGCGCCGGTTCGACGAGGCGATTACCCACCTGCAGCAGGCCGCCGCGATCTTCCGGGAGACCGCCGATCGCCACGGCGAAGGCCAGGCGCTGACCAGCCTCGGGAACGTGCTGCGGGAGGTGGGCCGCTTCGACGAGGCGATTACCCACCTGCAGCAGGCCGCCGCGATCTTCCGGGAGACCGCCGATCCCCACGGCGAAGGGGACGCGCTGAGCGACCTCGGGCTCGCGCTGTGGGAAGGGCGGCGCTTCGATGAAGCGACTAGCGTCCACCAGCAGGCCGCAGCACTGTTCCGGGAAACCAGGGATCCCCACAGCGAAGGCCGGGCGCTGAACAACCTCGGGATCGCGCTGCAGAAGGTGCGGCGCTTCGATGAAGCGATCACCGCGCACGAGCAGGCCGCTGCGCTGTTCCGGGAGACCGCTGATCGCCAGGACGAAGGCTCGGCGCTGAACAACCTCGGGAATGCGCTGCGGCAGGTGTGGCACATCGACTACGCGATTACCGTCCAACAGCGGGCCGCCGCGCTGTTCCGGGAAGCCGGCGAACGCCGCCATGAAGGAATCGCGTTGCGAAACCTCGGAAACGCGTTCTGCGAGGCGGGGCGGCTGGTGGAAGCGGCGGAGGCTTGGACCAAGGCGCTGCCAGCATTCGAGGAGGCAGGCGACTCACACTCCGTGGCAGCCGTGACGGAACGGCTCGGCACATTGCAGTAG
- a CDS encoding tetratricopeptide repeat protein, protein MTPEPEHDPSANASTGSAGGGSLAANASGHARIYQAMGNMTVIARTGAPEGPAVAPVAVQVDEKAVFVGRAEQIEALLTAFGDRGAGAVMVSAGMGGVGKTALVTRAAARAVGQGLVATAVVLNLNGYDPDPAKRVGSRDVVSSLLRLLGLPDEQVPATVPEQLTAYHALLHGWGQQGRRLLLVLDNAGDADQVAALLPPAPHVAAVTTRDTLTLPGHTRHLDLDTLPMTDAVDLFTQLLHHNNPTDPRADDGAGLVRLADWCGYLPLALEITAAVLADEPSMTAAELADELAQAPQLLESLRHADRSVAAVLELSWHRLVEHDPQAAELLSLLPINPGPDLSTATAAALADVSEAQVKPRLRALRHAHLLQHAGGRWRMHDLVRQHARTHLPDQHRLPATRRLLEHYDSVAKAADVHLRALPGTEVLDTFSSRAEALNWFDCERANLTSAVALALGAGHHDLVSHLAAKLGAYLNLRRHVADWVAVSEHALNAAQHINTSRALADAWIGLGIALQVGRRFEEAIAVLEQAAAIFQDLGNWRGKGAALNNLGLALQEVGRFDEAIAAQNQGLAICRERGNRGGEGAALNNLGSALRAVGRFDEAIAAHEQAAAIFRELGNRGSEGAALNNLGLALRKVGRFDEAIAAHEQAAAIYRGWEDHYSEGTALNNLGLALRKVGRFDEAITAHRQDLAICRELKDLHGEGTALDNLGLALRKVGRFDEAITAHQQAAAVFQETGDRHSEGWALTNLGNAFFETGQLVEAKAAGQAAVSAFEKAGDPDSAATVTEWLATLQ, encoded by the coding sequence ATGACCCCGGAACCGGAACACGACCCCAGCGCGAATGCCTCAACCGGCAGCGCTGGCGGCGGGTCGCTGGCTGCAAACGCCAGCGGCCACGCCCGGATCTACCAGGCTATGGGCAATATGACCGTCATCGCCCGGACCGGTGCACCTGAAGGGCCGGCGGTGGCGCCGGTGGCCGTGCAGGTGGACGAAAAGGCGGTGTTCGTTGGCCGCGCCGAGCAGATCGAGGCGCTGTTGACCGCATTCGGTGATCGGGGCGCCGGCGCGGTGATGGTGTCGGCCGGGATGGGCGGGGTGGGTAAGACCGCGCTGGTCACCCGTGCCGCCGCCCGCGCAGTCGGGCAGGGGCTGGTGGCGACTGCGGTGGTGCTCAACCTCAACGGCTACGACCCCGACCCCGCTAAGCGGGTGGGCTCTCGCGACGTGGTGAGCTCGCTACTGCGGCTGCTGGGGCTGCCTGACGAACAGGTCCCGGCCACGGTGCCCGAGCAGCTCACCGCCTACCACGCCCTGCTGCACGGATGGGGACAACAAGGGCGCCGTCTGTTGCTGGTGCTGGACAACGCCGGGGACGCCGACCAGGTCGCTGCCCTATTGCCGCCCGCACCGCACGTGGCGGCGGTGACCACCCGCGACACCCTCACCCTGCCCGGCCACACCCGCCACCTCGACCTCGACACCCTGCCGATGACCGACGCGGTCGACCTGTTCACCCAACTCCTGCACCACAACAACCCCACCGACCCCCGGGCGGATGACGGTGCGGGACTGGTGCGGCTGGCCGACTGGTGTGGCTACCTGCCCCTGGCGCTGGAGATCACGGCCGCAGTCCTCGCCGACGAGCCATCGATGACGGCGGCCGAGCTCGCCGACGAACTCGCGCAAGCTCCCCAGTTGCTGGAATCGCTGCGGCATGCGGATCGGTCGGTGGCCGCGGTGCTGGAGTTGTCCTGGCATCGGCTCGTCGAGCACGACCCTCAGGCCGCCGAACTGCTCAGCCTGCTCCCGATCAATCCGGGCCCCGACCTATCCACCGCTACCGCCGCCGCCCTCGCCGACGTCTCCGAAGCACAGGTCAAGCCGCGGCTGCGGGCACTGCGCCACGCGCACCTGCTCCAGCACGCCGGTGGGCGGTGGCGGATGCACGACCTGGTCCGCCAGCACGCCCGCACCCACCTCCCCGACCAGCACCGTCTCCCGGCGACACGGCGGTTGTTAGAACACTATGACAGCGTGGCCAAAGCTGCGGATGTTCACCTGCGCGCTCTACCAGGCACGGAGGTGCTGGACACCTTCTCCAGCCGTGCCGAGGCGCTGAACTGGTTCGATTGCGAACGCGCCAACCTCACCAGTGCTGTCGCCCTGGCTCTCGGTGCTGGCCACCACGACCTCGTCAGTCACCTCGCTGCCAAACTGGGCGCATACCTGAACTTGCGGCGTCATGTCGCCGATTGGGTCGCCGTCAGCGAACACGCCCTCAACGCCGCGCAGCACATCAACACTTCCCGGGCGCTCGCCGACGCTTGGATCGGGCTTGGGATTGCGTTGCAGGTGGGTCGGCGGTTCGAGGAAGCGATTGCCGTCCTCGAGCAGGCCGCCGCCATCTTCCAGGACTTGGGTAACTGGCGCGGCAAGGGCGCCGCGCTGAACAACCTCGGGCTCGCGCTGCAGGAGGTAGGTCGGTTCGACGAGGCGATCGCTGCCCAAAACCAAGGTCTGGCGATCTGCCGGGAACGTGGGAACCGGGGCGGCGAAGGCGCCGCGCTGAACAACCTCGGGTCTGCGTTGCGAGCGGTGGGTCGGTTCGACGAGGCGATTGCCGCACACGAGCAGGCCGCCGCCATCTTCCGGGAACTTGGGAACCGGGGCAGCGAAGGCGCCGCGCTGAACAACCTCGGGCTCGCGCTGCGGAAGGTGGGTCGGTTCGACGAGGCGATTGCCGCACACGAGCAGGCCGCCGCCATCTACCGAGGATGGGAGGACCACTACAGCGAGGGAACCGCGCTGAACAACCTCGGGCTCGCGCTGCGGAAGGTGGGTCGGTTCGACGAGGCGATCACCGCCCATCGGCAGGATCTGGCCATCTGCCGGGAACTGAAGGACCTTCACGGCGAGGGAACCGCGCTGGACAACCTCGGGCTCGCGCTGCGGAAGGTGGGTCGGTTCGACGAGGCGATCACCGCCCATCAGCAGGCCGCCGCAGTCTTCCAGGAGACCGGGGACCGCCACAGCGAAGGCTGGGCGCTGACGAACCTCGGGAACGCGTTTTTCGAGACGGGCCAGCTGGTGGAGGCGAAGGCCGCGGGGCAGGCAGCGGTGTCGGCATTCGAAAAGGCAGGTGATCCGGACTCCGCGGCAACGGTGACCGAATGGCTCGCCACACTGCAGTAG